A genomic window from Thermithiobacillus tepidarius DSM 3134 includes:
- a CDS encoding ArsB/NhaD family transporter, giving the protein MPHDPTSALAPALFGWNPAVVALTLFIGSYLLIMSERVNRAIVALLGASLMILTGILNQEAAVAGVDFNTIGLLLGMMVIVGITQKSGVFQYVAIWSAKRVRAHPWGVLLMLSGVTALFSALLDNVTTVLLIAPVTLLIAEELQIHPYPLLFSEIFASNIGGTATLIGDPPNIMIGSAAGLTFNDFLLHLAPISLVILLAMLVPIHFIWGRRLQASPERRARVMAFREREAIQDVRLLKQAGFVLALVILGFLAHGLLGLEPATIAVFGAALLLLLSNWGKRGEEQSEAVQHAFSQAEWVTLFFFVGLFILVAGVERTGMLDLLAQKTLSLTGGELGATAFTILWVSALASAFIDNIPFVATMIPLIKGMGGVFTPAQLEVLWWSLALGACLGGNGTLIGASANLVVAGMAERVGYGFRFLDFLKAAFPLMLLSIGIATIYVYLRYL; this is encoded by the coding sequence ATGCCACACGATCCCACTTCGGCGCTCGCCCCGGCCCTGTTCGGCTGGAACCCCGCCGTCGTCGCCCTGACGCTCTTCATCGGCAGCTATCTCCTCATCATGAGCGAGCGCGTCAACCGCGCCATCGTCGCTCTGCTGGGCGCCTCCCTCATGATCCTCACCGGCATCCTCAATCAGGAGGCCGCCGTGGCCGGCGTGGACTTCAACACCATCGGCCTGCTGCTGGGCATGATGGTGATCGTCGGCATCACCCAGAAAAGCGGCGTTTTCCAGTACGTGGCCATCTGGTCGGCCAAGCGGGTCAGGGCCCACCCCTGGGGCGTGCTGCTCATGCTGTCCGGGGTGACGGCGCTCTTTTCCGCGCTGCTGGACAACGTCACCACCGTGCTGCTCATTGCCCCGGTCACCCTGCTCATCGCCGAAGAGCTGCAGATCCACCCCTACCCCCTGCTCTTCTCGGAGATCTTCGCCTCCAACATCGGCGGCACGGCCACCCTGATCGGCGATCCGCCCAACATCATGATCGGCTCCGCCGCCGGGCTCACCTTCAACGACTTCCTGCTGCACCTCGCCCCCATCAGCCTAGTCATCCTGCTGGCGATGCTGGTGCCCATCCACTTCATCTGGGGCCGCCGGCTCCAGGCCAGCCCCGAGCGCCGGGCCCGCGTCATGGCCTTCCGCGAGCGGGAGGCGATCCAGGATGTCCGCCTGCTCAAGCAGGCCGGCTTCGTTCTGGCCCTGGTGATCCTGGGCTTCCTGGCCCATGGCCTGCTGGGCCTGGAGCCGGCCACCATCGCCGTCTTCGGGGCAGCCCTGCTGCTTTTGCTCAGCAACTGGGGCAAGCGCGGGGAGGAGCAGTCGGAGGCGGTGCAGCACGCCTTCTCGCAGGCGGAATGGGTCACCCTCTTCTTTTTCGTCGGGCTTTTCATCCTGGTGGCCGGCGTGGAGCGCACCGGCATGCTGGATCTGCTGGCCCAGAAGACCCTGAGTCTCACCGGCGGCGAGCTGGGTGCCACCGCCTTCACCATCCTGTGGGTCTCGGCCCTGGCCTCCGCCTTCATCGACAACATCCCCTTCGTCGCCACCATGATCCCGCTGATCAAGGGCATGGGCGGCGTCTTCACCCCCGCTCAGCTCGAGGTGCTGTGGTGGTCCCTGGCTCTGGGCGCCTGCCTGGGTGGCAACGGTACCCTGATCGGCGCCAGCGCCAACTTGGTGGTGGCCGGCATGGCCGAGCGGGTGGGCTACGGCTTCCGCTTCCTGGACTTCCTGAAGGCGGCCTTCCCGCTCATGCTGCTGTCCATCGGCATCGCCACGATTTATGTGTATCTGCGCTACTTGTGA
- a CDS encoding DUF5985 family protein, with product MSIAELVYVLSAATSLACAVLLLRGFLQSRVRLLLWSGLCFLGLAANNALIYVDLVIIPDVDLSVWRISAALVGMMLLLYGLIWDTE from the coding sequence ATGAGCATAGCCGAACTCGTCTATGTCCTGTCCGCGGCGACCAGCCTCGCCTGCGCGGTGCTGCTCCTGCGCGGCTTTCTGCAAAGCCGCGTGCGTCTGCTGCTGTGGAGCGGCTTGTGCTTTCTGGGGCTGGCCGCCAACAACGCCCTCATCTATGTCGACCTGGTTATCATTCCCGACGTGGACCTGTCCGTCTGGCGCATCTCGGCCGCCTTGGTGGGCATGATGCTGCTCCTGTACGGCTTGATCTGGGATACCGAGTGA
- a CDS encoding DUF5985 family protein, which translates to MTGAIAMASLIAGLFFLRFWKKTRDRLFLFFALAFWLLAVNRVGLAFVDEALEAYTFLYLLRLLAFLLILFAILDKNRAARQPKGND; encoded by the coding sequence ATGACCGGTGCAATCGCCATGGCCAGCCTGATCGCCGGCCTTTTCTTCCTGCGCTTTTGGAAGAAGACCCGCGACCGCCTTTTCCTCTTCTTCGCGCTGGCCTTCTGGCTCCTGGCGGTCAACCGCGTCGGGCTGGCCTTCGTGGACGAGGCGCTGGAAGCCTACACCTTCCTGTACCTGCTGCGCCTGCTCGCCTTTCTGCTGATCCTCTTCGCCATCCTGGACAAAAACCGCGCCGCCCGCCAACCCAAGGGCAACGACTAA